TAACACCTCGTTGTTATTCCTTGCCTAAAGCATAAAGCAACAATAATATACGAGGTGTTTTTGTCAAGAAGTATTTTAAGCTATTTTACTGCCTCTCAATCACATGGGCTACTGGGAAAGATTAGTACATAAGCAGCGGAGCTGATTTCATGTGAATCGACCGGAGGTCGCAGTCTTCTATCAGAATCTAGTCTTGTGCGCTCAGGATTTCCAACACACTTTCGAAGATATAGCCAACGTGAATTCGATTTGTAAGGTCAAGCTTCTCCACATCGATCTCCAATACTGGGCCATCATGAAACCCAAGCTTTACTACGTTTGTAGAGTAGTCTTTGTACCAACGACTCAGATTCTTTATCTCTGAAAACTGCCATCCGCCCTCGATCTCCATATCCCTGCCGCGTTGTTGAATTCGTTCCCAAGCCAGAGACGGGCTTCCATGCAACAGGATTATCAGATCAGAGGAAGGGAGATCTCTGTTTACCGTTTGGAATTGGGTGCTCAGATTGTCGAGTTCATCCTCTGTAAGCAAACCATCTGCATGAAACTGATTACAAAATACTAGAAGGTCTTCGGGAAGGGAGCGATCTTTCACATAGCTCATCTGGCCGCTCTTTCCCTGCCGTCTTTGCTGGGCTCTCATCTCCAAAAAATGCAATTGCAGATCGTAGCAATGGGCTTTTTTATTTCCCAAAAACTTCTCCAACAGAGGGTTTTCTTCCGGCTTTTCGTAGAGGCAGCTTATCTTCAGGCTGCGTCCCATGATGGCAGTGAGAGTGGATTTTCCCAAACCTACGTTTCCAGCAATGGCTATCAGTTTTGGGTGTTCTGCCAGGTACTGCTCCAGGTTGCGTTCGGCATCAATTGCTTTCAGAGTGGCCTCGGTTTGCGGCAAAGATACCCATTCACTGATTCCGGGACTGCACACGCGAAGCCCCAGGGACTTGATTTGTTCTGCAATCAGATTCAAGGTACGGCGCTGCCATTTGGACTTTTCTATTGCGGTATCAGCATCTACTATCAGCACGGGACAACTGACGTGGTGGGCAATGAAGTCTTCGTATAAATTGTTCAACAGATTCAGATAATCTGCCGATATCGACAGCTCGCTCTCGCGGCCACGCTCTTTAATTCTATCTAAAAGCGTTGGAACATCAGCTCTGAAATAGACTAAAAGGTCTGGTTCCTTTATCTGTTCCGTCATTAGCCTGTAAGTTCTCTGGTAAGCGATAAACTCCGGCTCAGACATGTTCTGAAGGATGCGCTGAGCTTTACCGAAAATGTGATAATCCTCTGCTAAGGTCCGGTCTTCCAGCACGATACCCCGGCATGAATGTATTAGCCGCTGGCGATCCAAACGTCCGTTGAAGAACTCGATCTGTGCCATAAAAGCATTTGCTACAGGATCCTTATAGAAAGAATCCAGAACAATGGGATTGAACCTTTCCGGAAATGCATACACACCTTCAGTGCCATGAGCCTTGGGATATACTGAGATAAGAGTCTTACTAAGCGGTGCCGTACTGGCTGCTTCTATAAATGTAGATTTGCCTACGCCTATATTTCCCACAATGCCTATGCAGATGTTCTCCATTATCACTCCTCGGAACAGATTTTTCCTACAAAAATTCTGCCCGGTCATTCGAGTCAAGACATTCTTTTTAGCAGGCAAGCTGTCTAATATCCTCTACACATCTCAAACACAACTTGAACTCCTCCCAAGCCCCGCTCAGGATGTCTTTGAGAGGCTCTTTGATTGCGTAGCACGGATAAGGCAAGCAGGGCTTTTCTCAGGGTTGGCAACATCCATATCTTTATTTGGCGGGAAAACAACGATGGATGTGGGATAGAATCTGTGTTAATAGAAGAAATAACTTGACGGCAGCGTATATTGATGTTATTCTATATAGTATTAAAAGAGAGAGGCGAAAAATGAAGAAGATCATAACAC
The nucleotide sequence above comes from Candidatus Cloacimonadota bacterium. Encoded proteins:
- a CDS encoding deoxynucleoside kinase, whose amino-acid sequence is MENICIGIVGNIGVGKSTFIEAASTAPLSKTLISVYPKAHGTEGVYAFPERFNPIVLDSFYKDPVANAFMAQIEFFNGRLDRQRLIHSCRGIVLEDRTLAEDYHIFGKAQRILQNMSEPEFIAYQRTYRLMTEQIKEPDLLVYFRADVPTLLDRIKERGRESELSISADYLNLLNNLYEDFIAHHVSCPVLIVDADTAIEKSKWQRRTLNLIAEQIKSLGLRVCSPGISEWVSLPQTEATLKAIDAERNLEQYLAEHPKLIAIAGNVGLGKSTLTAIMGRSLKISCLYEKPEENPLLEKFLGNKKAHCYDLQLHFLEMRAQQRRQGKSGQMSYVKDRSLPEDLLVFCNQFHADGLLTEDELDNLSTQFQTVNRDLPSSDLIILLHGSPSLAWERIQQRGRDMEIEGGWQFSEIKNLSRWYKDYSTNVVKLGFHDGPVLEIDVEKLDLTNRIHVGYIFESVLEILSAQD